A genomic stretch from Photobacterium atrarenae includes:
- a CDS encoding response regulator, giving the protein MLEDKDVLVVEDDPVFRSMITGFLKSQGCHVREAEDGLEGLQALRESIPDVLLCDLAMPVLTGMEFVEEVSIQYPMVPVIVISGTGDMADVATALRHGVKDFLIKPLDNIMVLKSAMLSVLRSEDSVADNRDFASQWFEVGEENSGIDEELEWHIEELKANPKAARELLLGLMPETESQQGDWQLSYCVLQSADVQPVLLDYTWLMDGRLAFYLVDSASDTENGTATTLLIRAFFNDYLRNRMADERDIRGLLRLIEQGMKHSGYASPIRALFGIFDACDKSLSVTSTGLAAVLQTSDERKEIVAQPWLGTNAYQNDTIELQLSESGGRLSLSEIGAASFSLTIKRCGF; this is encoded by the coding sequence TTGCTTGAGGATAAAGATGTTCTTGTCGTCGAAGATGATCCTGTGTTTCGCAGTATGATCACTGGCTTTTTGAAAAGCCAGGGGTGCCACGTGCGTGAAGCGGAAGATGGACTTGAAGGGCTGCAGGCATTACGGGAGAGTATCCCTGATGTGCTGCTGTGTGATTTGGCGATGCCGGTGCTGACCGGAATGGAGTTCGTCGAAGAGGTGTCAATCCAGTACCCGATGGTGCCGGTGATTGTGATTTCCGGTACGGGCGATATGGCTGATGTGGCGACGGCGCTGCGACATGGGGTCAAAGATTTTCTGATCAAGCCGCTGGATAACATTATGGTGTTGAAGTCGGCTATGTTGAGCGTGTTGCGCAGTGAAGATTCGGTTGCGGATAATCGGGATTTCGCCAGCCAATGGTTTGAGGTCGGAGAAGAAAACTCGGGGATTGATGAAGAGTTAGAATGGCATATTGAAGAGCTGAAGGCGAACCCGAAGGCGGCAAGAGAGTTATTGCTGGGGCTGATGCCGGAAACGGAGTCGCAGCAGGGGGACTGGCAGCTGAGCTACTGTGTGCTCCAGTCGGCCGATGTGCAGCCCGTGTTGCTTGATTATACCTGGCTCATGGATGGTCGGTTGGCATTTTATCTGGTGGACTCTGCGTCGGATACCGAGAACGGTACGGCGACGACTTTGCTGATCCGGGCATTTTTTAATGATTATCTACGTAACCGGATGGCAGATGAGCGGGATATCCGAGGGTTGCTTCGGTTGATCGAGCAGGGGATGAAGCACTCCGGTTATGCATCTCCGATCCGGGCGCTGTTCGGGATTTTTGATGCTTGCGACAAGAGCTTGAGCGTGACTTCGACTGGCTTGGCGGCTGTGCTGCAAACCAGTGATGAGCGTAAAGAGATTGTTGCCCAACCCTGGCTCGGCACCAATGCCTATCAAAATGACACGATTGAGCTGCAACTCTCCGAATCGGGCGGGCGGCTGTCACTCAGCGAGATTGGCGCAGCCAGTTTCAGCCTGACGATTAAGCGCTGTGGGTTTTAA
- a CDS encoding peptide MFS transporter, protein MNNGNSGTLLGHPKGLFLLFGTELWERFSYYAMRAILVLYLTDQTIHGGLGWSTQDALSLYGVYTGLVYITPLIGGWIADNFLGQRRSIIIGGLLMALGQFTLALPNSMVDPHAVTAFYLGLGLLIIGNGMFKPNISTMVGDLYQEGDNRRDGAFTIFYMGINLGALLAGIIAGSASTAYGWKAGFIAAGIGMVISLVTQLIFAERLLGDVGKVPAAKRAANMNKSGQKEPLTKQEMDRLKVIMIMGLFVVVFWAGFEQAGGLMSIYTQEYADRMIGSFEVPTAWFQSLNPFFIITMAPILASLWVKMGPKEPSSPVKFAMALFMLAVGFVCMIGAVLQQGGDLTAKTSMLWIVAAYFFHTMGELCLSPIGLSMVTKLAPLRLASLMMGVWFGFNAVANYVAGIIGAQVGEAGPMAIFSGIAIAAGLSGVILLLLSNQLIRWMHGAEGKAVEATPQSAEPQPAKA, encoded by the coding sequence ATGAACAATGGAAATAGTGGTACCCTGCTGGGACATCCGAAAGGGTTATTTTTGCTGTTTGGGACCGAGTTATGGGAACGATTCTCGTACTATGCCATGCGAGCCATCCTAGTCCTGTACCTGACCGATCAAACCATCCATGGCGGCCTGGGATGGTCCACTCAGGATGCTTTGAGCCTGTACGGGGTTTATACCGGTCTGGTCTATATTACCCCGCTGATCGGGGGCTGGATTGCCGATAACTTTTTAGGTCAACGCCGCTCCATTATTATTGGTGGCCTGCTCATGGCATTGGGGCAATTCACCCTGGCGCTGCCCAACAGCATGGTCGACCCGCATGCCGTCACCGCCTTTTATCTGGGGCTTGGCCTGCTGATTATCGGTAACGGCATGTTCAAGCCGAACATCTCAACCATGGTCGGCGATCTGTACCAGGAAGGGGATAACCGCCGTGACGGTGCCTTCACTATTTTCTACATGGGCATCAACCTGGGCGCACTGCTGGCGGGTATTATCGCAGGCTCCGCTTCCACAGCCTACGGTTGGAAAGCCGGCTTTATTGCTGCCGGGATCGGCATGGTGATCAGTCTGGTCACCCAGTTGATCTTTGCCGAACGCCTGCTGGGCGATGTCGGAAAAGTTCCTGCAGCCAAGCGCGCAGCAAACATGAACAAATCCGGTCAAAAAGAGCCCCTGACCAAACAGGAAATGGATCGGCTAAAAGTGATTATGATCATGGGCCTGTTCGTGGTGGTATTCTGGGCAGGCTTTGAGCAAGCCGGTGGCCTGATGAGTATTTATACCCAGGAATACGCTGATCGCATGATTGGCAGCTTTGAAGTTCCGACGGCCTGGTTCCAGTCACTGAACCCATTCTTCATTATCACCATGGCACCGATCCTGGCTTCGCTGTGGGTGAAAATGGGCCCGAAAGAGCCAAGCTCACCGGTCAAGTTTGCCATGGCGCTGTTTATGCTGGCTGTGGGATTTGTCTGCATGATTGGCGCAGTCCTGCAGCAAGGCGGTGACCTGACCGCGAAAACGTCAATGCTCTGGATCGTTGCAGCCTACTTCTTCCACACCATGGGGGAGCTGTGCCTGTCGCCGATCGGTCTATCGATGGTGACCAAACTGGCGCCGCTTCGCCTGGCTTCCCTGATGATGGGGGTTTGGTTTGGATTTAATGCCGTCGCCAACTACGTGGCCGGTATTATTGGTGCCCAGGTTGGTGAAGCCGGCCCAATGGCGATTTTCAGCGGTATTGCAATTGCAGCGGGCCTCTCCGGCGTGATTCTACTGCTGCTGTCCAACCAGCTAATCCGCTGGATGCATGGCGCCGAAGGAAAAGCCGTTGAAGCCACTCCGCAAAGTGCTGAGCCTCAGCCCGCTAAAGCATAA
- a CDS encoding ABC-2 family transporter protein: protein MLQFNIIGFDLQIRNGDFDLLLTKPVSSQFMATLRHVDTWITLPNVIAGLGLIIYGWQASAIPLSAVNLLGFIGYLLLGVVTMYAIFVLPLMLAFKFKNISALQAFYWAMWDFNNLPHRIHLRPVQLVGTVVIPIFLVTNWSPLFVLDRLSGGELAWGIAAPVLLLALTRVCWRRAIRHYESATS, encoded by the coding sequence ATGCTGCAATTCAACATCATCGGTTTTGATCTGCAAATCAGGAACGGTGATTTCGATCTGTTGCTGACTAAGCCGGTGTCTTCCCAGTTTATGGCCACCCTCCGGCATGTCGATACCTGGATCACCCTGCCGAATGTGATTGCCGGGCTGGGGCTCATTATATACGGCTGGCAAGCGTCGGCCATTCCGCTCTCGGCTGTCAATCTGCTCGGGTTCATCGGCTATTTGCTGCTGGGCGTGGTGACCATGTACGCCATCTTCGTCCTGCCGCTGATGCTGGCGTTCAAGTTTAAAAATATCTCCGCCTTGCAGGCGTTTTACTGGGCGATGTGGGATTTCAATAATCTGCCGCATCGGATCCACCTCAGGCCGGTTCAACTGGTTGGCACGGTGGTGATCCCCATCTTCCTGGTGACCAACTGGTCGCCGCTGTTTGTGTTGGATCGGTTGTCCGGTGGAGAGCTGGCCTGGGGGATCGCTGCCCCCGTGTTGCTGTTGGCGCTGACACGGGTGTGCTGGCGTCGGGCAATTCGCCATTATGAAAGTGCCACGAGCTAG
- the rfaH gene encoding transcription/translation regulatory transformer protein RfaH — protein MKDWYLLYCKRSEQERAVINLDRQGVECYYPQVTVQKIVRGKRTESCEPLFPGYMFVYFDPEEISYTTIRSTRGVASFISQGARPQIVHPDLIYGLMMNENCEEYQAKLSNLPQPGERLKLTQGQFKGIEAIYQEPDGEKRSFMLINLLGKPVKVSVQNEDLVKK, from the coding sequence ATGAAAGATTGGTACCTTCTATATTGTAAGCGCAGTGAGCAGGAGCGCGCAGTGATCAATCTTGATCGTCAAGGCGTTGAGTGTTACTACCCACAGGTGACTGTGCAGAAGATTGTGCGGGGAAAGCGAACTGAGAGTTGTGAGCCCTTGTTTCCCGGGTATATGTTTGTCTATTTTGATCCGGAAGAGATCAGTTATACCACGATTCGCTCAACCCGTGGCGTGGCCAGTTTTATCAGTCAGGGGGCAAGGCCGCAAATTGTGCATCCGGATCTGATTTATGGGTTGATGATGAACGAAAACTGCGAAGAGTATCAGGCGAAGCTTTCCAACTTGCCGCAACCTGGTGAACGCCTGAAGCTGACCCAAGGTCAGTTCAAAGGGATTGAAGCCATCTATCAGGAGCCGGATGGGGAAAAGCGCTCCTTTATGCTGATTAATTTGCTGGGCAAACCGGTGAAAGTCAGTGTCCAAAATGAAGATCTAGTGAAGAAGTAA
- the galU gene encoding UTP--glucose-1-phosphate uridylyltransferase GalU — protein MSTTSPVRKAVIPVAGLGTRMLPATKAIPKEMLPIVDKPLIQHVVNECVAAGIKEIVLVTHSSKNSIENHFDTSFELEATLEKRVKRQLLEEVQSICPKDVTIMHVRQGQAKGLGHAVLCAYPLVGDEPFAVVLPDVILDDAASDLRQENMAAMVKAFDETGISQVMVEPVPMSEVSSYGVADVNGSDLAPGETAAMSKVVEKPPVEEAPSNLAIVGRYVLPAEIWKLLARTPVGAGDEIQLTDAIDMLMESTQVNAFHMSGKSHDCGSKLGYMQAFVEYGMRHETLGEDFTSYLKAMAKSL, from the coding sequence ATGTCTACAACTTCCCCTGTCCGTAAAGCGGTGATCCCGGTTGCTGGTTTGGGTACGCGGATGCTGCCTGCAACCAAAGCGATTCCGAAAGAAATGTTGCCGATTGTTGACAAACCACTGATCCAGCACGTGGTGAACGAGTGTGTGGCGGCTGGTATCAAAGAGATCGTATTGGTGACCCATTCGTCGAAAAACTCGATTGAAAACCATTTTGATACCTCCTTTGAGCTGGAGGCCACGCTGGAGAAGCGGGTCAAGCGCCAGCTCCTGGAAGAAGTTCAGAGCATTTGTCCGAAAGATGTCACCATTATGCATGTCCGTCAGGGACAGGCAAAAGGGCTGGGCCATGCGGTGCTGTGCGCGTATCCGCTGGTGGGAGACGAGCCGTTTGCCGTGGTGTTACCGGATGTGATCCTGGATGATGCCGCCAGTGATTTGCGCCAGGAGAACATGGCCGCCATGGTTAAGGCCTTTGACGAGACCGGCATTAGCCAGGTGATGGTTGAGCCGGTGCCGATGTCTGAAGTCTCAAGTTATGGCGTGGCGGATGTTAATGGCAGTGACCTTGCACCTGGCGAAACAGCTGCCATGAGCAAGGTGGTTGAAAAGCCCCCCGTTGAAGAAGCGCCATCGAACCTGGCCATTGTGGGTCGTTATGTCTTGCCGGCTGAAATCTGGAAGCTGCTGGCGCGAACGCCAGTCGGTGCCGGTGATGAAATTCAGCTGACCGATGCGATTGATATGCTGATGGAATCGACCCAGGTAAATGCGTTCCACATGTCCGGTAAGAGCCATGATTGCGGCAGTAAGCTGGGTTATATGCAGGCTTTCGTTGAGTACGGCATGCGCCACGAGACGTTGGGTGAAGACTTTACCAGCTACCTCAAGGCTATGGCAAAAAGCCTATAG
- a CDS encoding ABC transporter permease, producing the protein MRKYLFVSQMGLQMSLAYRLNYLISVLAAGFPLLLQVMFWHAIFTYTQAEQVYGYRYEEMMAYALFAALVSQALRTGFEYEVATDIKEGGLNRFLTQPLSYSVYRLAAFVGQNLGYFTATLLLIGGCAVLLNHWLQMAVSLSDYFRMLGVLCGAFFIQFFLFYLIGLAAFWMQEVWGVFESIRIVGLVLSGGVFPLTVFGEAGMAVLRYLPFQYVVFFPIEVVLGRVTGSDLMIGVAIQGAWIIGLFSLSRLVWNRGCKHFIALGG; encoded by the coding sequence ATGAGGAAGTATCTGTTTGTCAGCCAGATGGGACTGCAAATGTCGCTGGCCTACCGGCTGAACTATCTGATCAGTGTGTTAGCCGCGGGGTTTCCGTTACTGCTGCAAGTGATGTTCTGGCATGCAATTTTCACTTATACCCAGGCCGAGCAAGTGTACGGCTATCGTTATGAGGAAATGATGGCCTATGCCTTGTTTGCGGCGCTGGTCAGTCAGGCGCTGCGAACCGGGTTTGAGTATGAGGTGGCGACGGATATTAAGGAGGGGGGGCTCAATCGCTTTCTGACTCAGCCCTTGTCGTATTCGGTTTATCGGCTGGCGGCCTTTGTGGGGCAGAATCTGGGCTATTTTACGGCGACCCTGTTGCTGATCGGGGGATGCGCGGTGTTACTCAACCACTGGCTCCAGATGGCGGTGAGTTTGTCTGACTACTTCCGGATGCTGGGTGTCTTGTGCGGGGCGTTCTTCATTCAGTTTTTTCTCTTCTACCTCATCGGGCTGGCGGCGTTCTGGATGCAGGAAGTGTGGGGCGTATTCGAGTCGATTCGGATTGTCGGCCTGGTGCTGTCCGGCGGTGTGTTTCCGCTCACGGTGTTTGGTGAGGCGGGCATGGCCGTACTTCGCTATCTGCCATTCCAGTATGTGGTTTTTTTTCCGATTGAAGTGGTGTTGGGACGGGTCACCGGCAGCGATTTGATGATCGGAGTGGCGATCCAGGGGGCCTGGATTATCGGGCTGTTTAGCTTGTCACGCCTGGTTTGGAACCGGGGTTGCAAACACTTTATTGCGCTCGGGGGATGA
- a CDS encoding phosphopantetheine-binding protein: MFEQITTLIAEIKKDPSLKETITLESHLIEDVGLDSLDIIDFLLQLEVEFDLRLDFDQLDFSIMQSTQALMTFIAQQQCEVAADEH; the protein is encoded by the coding sequence ATGTTTGAGCAAATCACCACGCTGATCGCCGAAATCAAAAAAGATCCTTCCCTGAAAGAGACCATCACTTTAGAGAGCCACCTGATTGAAGATGTGGGACTGGACTCGCTCGATATCATCGACTTTCTTCTGCAACTGGAAGTCGAGTTTGACCTCAGGCTTGATTTTGACCAGCTGGATTTTTCAATCATGCAGAGTACGCAAGCCCTGATGACGTTTATTGCCCAGCAGCAGTGTGAAGTGGCCGCGGATGAGCATTGA
- the folD gene encoding bifunctional methylenetetrahydrofolate dehydrogenase/methenyltetrahydrofolate cyclohydrolase FolD yields the protein MAAQIIDGKLISQTVRQEVAARVKARTEAGLRAPGLAVVLVGEDPASQIYVGSKRKACDEVGFTSKSFDLPSTTSETELLALIDELNADQSIDGILVQLPLPAGIDATKVLERIDPEKDVDGFHPYNVGRLCQRIPKLRSCTPKGVMTLLERYNIPVRGKHAVIVGASNIVGRPMTLELLLAGATTTTCHRFTQNLEQHVRQADILVVAVGKPNFIPGDWIKAGATVLDVGINRLDNGKLVGDVEYDVAREKARHITPVPGGVGPMTVATLIENTLLACEQYHSEDE from the coding sequence ATGGCCGCTCAAATTATTGATGGAAAACTGATTTCACAAACTGTTCGTCAAGAAGTTGCTGCACGGGTAAAAGCGAGAACCGAAGCTGGGCTGCGTGCCCCTGGGCTTGCCGTTGTCCTTGTCGGGGAAGATCCCGCTTCGCAAATTTATGTCGGCAGCAAACGCAAGGCCTGTGATGAAGTCGGCTTTACCTCAAAATCGTTCGACCTTCCGTCGACCACAAGCGAGACTGAGCTGCTGGCACTGATCGATGAGCTCAATGCCGATCAGAGTATCGATGGGATTCTGGTCCAGTTGCCGCTCCCGGCCGGGATCGATGCCACCAAAGTTTTGGAACGAATCGATCCAGAAAAAGACGTCGATGGTTTCCATCCTTATAATGTCGGTCGTCTGTGTCAGCGGATCCCGAAACTTCGTTCTTGCACCCCAAAAGGGGTAATGACCCTGCTTGAGCGCTATAACATTCCGGTTCGCGGCAAACATGCGGTGATTGTCGGCGCGTCCAATATTGTTGGCCGACCAATGACGCTGGAACTGCTACTGGCCGGTGCGACCACCACCACTTGTCATCGTTTTACCCAAAATCTGGAGCAACATGTTCGCCAGGCCGATATTCTGGTCGTTGCCGTGGGCAAGCCGAACTTTATCCCGGGTGACTGGATTAAGGCCGGTGCAACCGTACTGGATGTGGGGATCAACCGCCTGGATAACGGTAAACTGGTTGGTGATGTCGAGTATGACGTCGCCCGTGAAAAAGCCCGCCATATCACCCCGGTACCGGGCGGCGTTGGCCCGATGACCGTTGCGACCTTGATTGAGAACACTCTGCTTGCTTGTGAGCAATACCACAGCGAAGACGAATAA
- a CDS encoding LysR family transcriptional regulator: MKLDDLNLFRLVVEHGSYTAASRKTQVPVATLTRRIQALEECLSIRLLNRHARKLSLTEAGQKFYDDCSPLLQQLVDTTEHISEECKGAAGKLKIAAPSNLTKVMLQPMLNAFMREHPAISIVLQMSNEPEQLDPTDWDVIFRVGPQRDSTLIARRINSVKDILVASPKYLTHQPEPKHAQDLHQHALLKGRPLMRWRLTDHNGETVTVSERGRFEANQLNVVRKACVSGLGITLMPDVMLEKYIASGELVQILKNWSANPRDVYLMYNHRDYQPEKLRLFIEFASSYFKL; this comes from the coding sequence ATGAAGCTTGACGATCTGAACCTGTTCCGCCTGGTTGTTGAACATGGCAGCTATACTGCCGCCTCTCGGAAAACCCAAGTGCCGGTCGCAACCCTCACCCGGCGGATTCAGGCGCTGGAAGAGTGTTTGAGCATTCGCTTACTCAACCGTCATGCCCGCAAGCTGTCTCTGACAGAGGCCGGCCAGAAGTTTTACGATGACTGTAGCCCACTATTACAGCAGTTGGTGGACACCACCGAGCATATCAGTGAGGAGTGCAAAGGCGCAGCCGGCAAACTGAAAATTGCAGCACCTTCCAACCTGACCAAGGTGATGTTGCAGCCTATGCTCAATGCCTTCATGCGCGAGCATCCGGCCATCAGTATTGTGCTACAGATGAGCAATGAGCCAGAACAACTGGATCCGACGGACTGGGATGTCATTTTCCGGGTTGGCCCGCAACGGGACTCAACCCTCATTGCCCGTCGGATTAATAGCGTCAAAGACATTCTGGTTGCCAGCCCGAAATACCTCACCCATCAGCCAGAACCGAAGCATGCTCAGGATCTCCACCAGCACGCCTTACTAAAAGGACGACCACTGATGCGCTGGCGATTGACCGACCATAACGGTGAGACCGTCACCGTTAGTGAGCGCGGTCGGTTTGAGGCCAATCAGCTCAATGTGGTCCGCAAAGCCTGCGTCAGCGGCCTGGGTATTACCCTGATGCCGGATGTCATGCTGGAGAAATATATTGCCTCCGGCGAGTTGGTCCAGATCCTGAAAAACTGGTCTGCCAACCCCCGCGATGTGTATCTGATGTATAACCACCGTGATTATCAACCGGAAAAGCTGCGCTTGTTTATTGAATTTGCCAGCAGCTATTTCAAGCTTTAA
- a CDS encoding radical SAM protein, with protein MQTKTQQKLDERSFARLKARVKQISSTQRGLQQRANWAAEMPHQVGVKMNNQCNLRCQHCFEWNDEGYHHQMERDVRSQEVDLAIIDKLLRATESTQAPFYLWGGEPLMYKQMAALMDRFIEHPRWVTICTNGLLIEKHLAQLSRIDERLALLISLDGLEAENDAIRGKGVFRRVERIIRTLLEQRQRQAFAGKVSLCLTISDSMVGKLFEFVRYFSDLGIDSVYLVFPWYIPSQVAEQMDQWVGEQLPWKQARLAGTREYSWHGYTYHLSDSNIPALLDDIARISAQTWDCRVRFHPNLEPHEVPDFVAGSTKPAENKTFCSAIRNRLDVLPNGDVTSCKFFPELDVGNLQLLPVREVWHSAAYQAFRKQLHCGLMPVCAKCTLLYSTG; from the coding sequence ATGCAAACGAAAACGCAACAGAAGTTGGATGAACGCAGTTTTGCCCGGCTGAAGGCGCGGGTGAAGCAGATTTCGTCCACCCAGCGGGGGCTGCAACAGCGGGCAAACTGGGCGGCCGAGATGCCGCACCAGGTTGGGGTGAAGATGAATAATCAGTGTAACCTGCGCTGTCAGCACTGCTTTGAGTGGAATGATGAAGGCTATCACCACCAAATGGAGCGAGATGTCCGCTCGCAGGAAGTTGATCTGGCGATCATCGACAAACTGCTGCGGGCCACAGAATCGACCCAGGCGCCGTTTTATCTCTGGGGTGGTGAGCCGCTGATGTACAAGCAGATGGCAGCCCTGATGGATCGCTTCATCGAGCACCCGAGGTGGGTCACCATTTGCACCAATGGATTGCTGATTGAAAAGCACCTGGCGCAACTTTCCCGGATTGATGAGCGGCTGGCGCTGCTCATTAGCCTGGATGGACTGGAGGCCGAAAATGATGCGATCCGCGGCAAAGGGGTGTTCCGGCGGGTGGAGCGTATCATTCGCACCTTGTTGGAACAGCGCCAACGCCAGGCGTTTGCCGGTAAAGTGTCGCTGTGCCTGACGATCAGCGACAGCATGGTCGGCAAGCTGTTTGAGTTTGTCCGCTACTTTTCCGATTTGGGCATCGACAGTGTGTACCTGGTGTTTCCCTGGTATATCCCGTCTCAGGTTGCCGAGCAGATGGATCAATGGGTCGGGGAGCAACTGCCCTGGAAGCAGGCGCGGCTGGCCGGGACCCGGGAATACAGCTGGCACGGTTATACCTACCATTTAAGCGACAGCAACATCCCCGCGCTGCTTGACGATATCGCTCGTATCAGTGCTCAAACCTGGGATTGCCGGGTGCGTTTTCATCCCAATCTTGAACCTCACGAGGTCCCTGATTTTGTTGCTGGCAGTACCAAACCCGCTGAAAACAAAACGTTTTGCAGTGCGATTCGCAACCGGCTGGATGTCCTGCCCAACGGGGATGTCACCTCATGCAAGTTTTTTCCCGAGCTGGATGTCGGGAATCTGCAGTTGCTGCCGGTGCGGGAAGTCTGGCACAGCGCGGCGTACCAGGCTTTTCGCAAACAGCTGCATTGTGGGCTGATGCCCGTCTGTGCCAAGTGCACCTTGCTTTACAGCACCGGCTGA
- a CDS encoding ABC transporter ATP-binding protein produces MAYISAHQLGKEFFYYRKQSGLMASLKNLWGREQLSKLVVRDLSFEIEQGEIVAFIGPNGAGKTTTMKMLSGILHPSTGHARVMGYVPWAREKAFKRKFSIIMGQKQQLWPDLPAIDSFELNKRIYEIKDRAYQQTLGELSEILNVRHLLDIQVRRLSLGERMKLELIAALLHQPEVIFLDEPTLGLDFLSQRAILAFLKTLAEEKRTTMLLTSHNMVDIATLCQRGIVISGGQLVYDGSLEALGDVVGAKRHLHVYSHTPIEKQVFAQYGRIIAADRNEIVIEISKAQSQTILARVLAQADVADIKIKELPLEHCLESLYLAQKVPA; encoded by the coding sequence ATGGCTTATATCTCCGCGCACCAGCTGGGCAAGGAATTCTTCTACTATCGCAAGCAATCCGGACTGATGGCGTCGCTCAAAAACCTGTGGGGCCGGGAGCAGCTCAGCAAGCTGGTGGTGCGCGACTTGTCCTTTGAGATCGAACAAGGTGAAATCGTCGCGTTTATCGGGCCGAACGGGGCCGGAAAAACCACCACCATGAAGATGTTGTCCGGTATTTTGCATCCCAGTACCGGGCACGCCAGGGTGATGGGGTACGTGCCCTGGGCGCGTGAAAAAGCCTTCAAGCGCAAGTTCTCGATCATCATGGGCCAGAAGCAGCAACTGTGGCCGGATCTCCCGGCGATTGACAGCTTTGAGCTCAATAAACGCATCTATGAAATCAAGGATCGCGCGTATCAGCAAACGCTGGGGGAACTGAGTGAAATTCTCAACGTCCGGCATTTGCTGGACATCCAGGTGCGGCGGCTCTCGCTGGGAGAGCGGATGAAGCTCGAGCTGATCGCTGCGCTGCTGCATCAGCCGGAGGTGATTTTTCTCGATGAGCCGACGTTGGGGCTGGATTTTTTATCGCAGCGGGCGATCCTGGCGTTTTTGAAAACTCTGGCCGAAGAGAAGCGAACCACCATGCTGCTGACCAGCCATAACATGGTCGACATTGCCACCTTGTGTCAGCGGGGGATTGTGATCAGCGGCGGGCAGTTAGTTTATGACGGCAGTCTTGAGGCGCTCGGGGATGTGGTCGGTGCCAAGCGCCACCTGCATGTCTACAGCCATACGCCCATCGAAAAACAGGTGTTTGCCCAGTACGGCCGGATCATTGCAGCGGATCGGAATGAGATTGTGATTGAGATCAGCAAAGCGCAGTCTCAGACCATCCTGGCCCGGGTCTTGGCGCAGGCGGATGTGGCGGATATCAAGATCAAAGAGCTACCGCTGGAGCATTGCCTGGAGAGCCTGTATCTGGCACAAAAGGTTCCGGCATGA
- a CDS encoding radical SAM protein has product MSNTNILQNKLPVWVTLQLTDACNLRCKMCYEWGENGAYHGRKISRLDKDAVLRVIDECLPVKPYFALFGGEPMMYPWFEDVVGRIRQGGARVDVPTNGTFLKRKAEMLVETPPNRLWVSLDGPEEINDAQRGENVYRNVQEGVATLFELRERKGLKEPKIGYTFIVTPLTHLYIQGFFENCLDLDMVDHISIEFQTYATAHEHDQHRQLFRRLFGVEETPCAAGMQDDPRKFEMMDFEAIQAQIHWVEQACKKRGIYFVCYPKTIASENYRAYFTKQYADMADQRDKCFFPWIYMEVASNGDITPCHTFYDVPLGNIYEQSVSEIWNGGHMKNFRHQLLRQGGLFPICGSCARYYADPNKR; this is encoded by the coding sequence ATGTCGAATACAAATATCTTACAAAATAAACTGCCGGTCTGGGTCACCCTCCAGCTCACGGATGCCTGCAACCTGCGTTGCAAAATGTGTTACGAGTGGGGAGAAAACGGTGCCTATCACGGGCGGAAAATCTCCCGGCTGGATAAAGACGCTGTGCTGCGGGTCATCGATGAATGTCTACCGGTCAAACCCTACTTTGCCCTGTTTGGCGGTGAGCCCATGATGTATCCGTGGTTTGAGGATGTCGTCGGCCGGATCCGTCAGGGCGGCGCCCGGGTGGATGTCCCGACCAATGGCACCTTTTTAAAGCGCAAGGCGGAGATGTTGGTTGAGACCCCGCCGAACCGGTTGTGGGTATCGCTGGATGGGCCGGAGGAAATTAATGACGCCCAGCGCGGCGAAAATGTCTATCGCAACGTGCAGGAAGGAGTAGCAACCCTGTTTGAGTTGCGCGAGCGCAAGGGGCTGAAAGAGCCGAAAATCGGCTATACCTTTATCGTGACGCCGCTGACCCACCTTTATATTCAGGGATTCTTTGAAAACTGTCTGGATTTGGACATGGTGGATCACATCAGTATTGAATTTCAGACGTATGCGACGGCGCATGAACATGACCAGCATCGTCAGCTGTTTCGCCGTTTGTTCGGGGTTGAGGAAACGCCTTGTGCCGCCGGGATGCAGGATGATCCGCGCAAGTTTGAAATGATGGATTTCGAAGCCATTCAGGCCCAGATCCATTGGGTCGAGCAGGCATGTAAAAAGCGCGGCATTTACTTTGTGTGCTACCCCAAAACCATTGCCAGCGAGAATTACCGGGCATATTTCACCAAACAGTACGCAGACATGGCGGATCAACGTGACAAGTGTTTTTTCCCCTGGATCTACATGGAAGTGGCGTCGAATGGCGACATTACGCCTTGTCATACCTTCTATGATGTCCCGCTCGGCAATATCTATGAACAGAGTGTGTCCGAGATCTGGAACGGCGGCCATATGAAAAATTTCCGCCATCAGTTGTTGCGCCAGGGCGGACTGTTTCCTATCTGCGGCTCCTGCGCTCGCTATTATGCAGATCCGAATAAAAGGTGA